From the genome of Acidobacteriota bacterium, one region includes:
- a CDS encoding DUF5695 domain-containing protein: MIRREKAVAAVLVLGLIFPATSSFSQWKNLEALPETLGLRDGILDFDTPVFHLQLVKASQTVAALRPKGGDGFDYTPSENLKIRGGNHCYHLGDLTLRVRVGEDRRWKDYSTAAERGSVKPIDPGPGGLASSDLAGTLAEDFPLQALRTWEVRDGNLGLRFVLKNNGDRPVEIGSLGIPLIFNNILHGKDLDRAHASCVFADPYIGLDAGYLQVARLHGRGSVLLVLPYAGTPFEAYRPLLDDPTPRGVTFEGFHEWMVHSRAHAEEDWSEAEPWNRPTSRRLNPGESAVYGVMFVPSESLRAVESTLIGHRRPVAVGIPGYVLPKDISARLFLGHSAEVRSMDVEPAAALTVREDAPAPNGWKTYRIHGEEWGRARLTVTYADGLKQSVHYNVIKPEAEVVSDMGRFLTHEQWYDNPSDLFRRSPSVITYDYESMSPVLEDNRAWIAGLSDEGGAGSWVAAVMKQLVRPDAGELAKLRRFFFETLWGGIQYSEGDRKYGVRKSLFFYEPEKMPEGTYSDAVKYGSWSSWKREEAESTVRSYNYPHVAAAHWVFYRLSRNAEGYVPEKTWDWYLEKACRTALAMVEQAPGYARFGQMEGTIFLMILLDLQREGLTELAEQLEAAMKKRADLWRSLAYPFGSEMPWDSTGQEEVYTWSKYFGYEDKAQVTLDAILAYMPTVPHWGYNGSARRYWDFVYAGKLRRIERQLHHYGSALNAGPVLAAFREKPGDLYLLRVGHAGVMGALANITREGFAPAAFHSYPSTLRIDGISGDYGPGFFGYAMHTGTYVVDDPDFGRLAFGGEIAPEVGWISVIPKNSARSRVYLAPLGLWLTLDSGSFEKVEYRESDGRVRITLAPRNTHVAQAGLRIEQPARPAGTGDYRLTAAYPKERGAAIIPLGSKVTRVELVR; the protein is encoded by the coding sequence ATGATAAGGAGGGAAAAAGCGGTCGCGGCGGTTCTTGTTTTGGGGTTGATTTTCCCGGCGACATCGTCTTTTTCTCAATGGAAGAACCTTGAGGCATTGCCGGAAACTCTGGGGCTCAGGGACGGGATTCTGGATTTTGACACGCCGGTCTTTCATCTTCAGCTGGTCAAGGCGTCCCAAACGGTCGCCGCTCTCAGGCCGAAAGGCGGGGACGGATTTGACTACACCCCCTCCGAAAACCTGAAGATCCGCGGAGGCAACCATTGCTATCATTTGGGCGATCTGACTTTAAGGGTCAGAGTGGGGGAGGATCGCCGATGGAAGGACTATTCGACGGCCGCCGAACGAGGATCCGTGAAACCCATCGATCCGGGACCCGGCGGCCTCGCGTCGTCCGATCTGGCCGGGACGCTTGCCGAAGACTTTCCGCTGCAGGCGCTTCGCACCTGGGAGGTGCGTGACGGAAATCTGGGGCTTCGATTTGTCCTGAAGAACAACGGTGACCGGCCCGTCGAAATCGGCTCCCTGGGGATTCCCTTGATTTTCAACAACATCCTGCACGGAAAAGACCTGGACCGGGCCCATGCCTCCTGCGTCTTTGCCGATCCGTATATCGGTCTGGATGCGGGTTATCTTCAAGTCGCCCGCCTCCACGGCCGGGGATCCGTCCTTCTTGTTCTGCCTTACGCCGGGACTCCGTTCGAAGCCTATCGTCCGCTCCTTGACGATCCGACACCCCGGGGGGTGACGTTCGAGGGATTTCATGAATGGATGGTTCACAGCCGGGCTCATGCGGAAGAGGACTGGTCCGAGGCCGAACCGTGGAACCGTCCGACATCGAGGCGTCTCAATCCCGGCGAGTCGGCCGTTTACGGCGTGATGTTCGTTCCGTCCGAATCTCTGCGGGCCGTCGAATCGACGCTGATCGGGCATCGCCGCCCGGTCGCCGTCGGAATTCCCGGCTATGTCCTGCCGAAAGATATCTCCGCCCGCTTGTTCCTCGGCCATTCAGCGGAGGTCCGCTCCATGGACGTGGAGCCGGCGGCGGCGTTGACGGTGCGTGAAGACGCGCCGGCGCCCAACGGCTGGAAAACCTACCGGATTCACGGCGAGGAGTGGGGGAGGGCCCGCTTGACCGTCACCTATGCCGACGGCTTGAAACAGTCTGTTCACTACAACGTCATCAAGCCCGAGGCGGAGGTCGTTTCCGACATGGGGCGTTTCCTCACCCATGAACAGTGGTACGACAACCCGTCGGATCTTTTCCGCCGCAGCCCGTCGGTCATAACCTATGACTATGAGTCCATGAGCCCTGTTCTGGAAGACAACCGGGCCTGGATCGCCGGTCTCAGCGACGAGGGAGGGGCGGGCTCCTGGGTGGCCGCCGTTATGAAACAGTTGGTCCGGCCCGATGCCGGGGAACTGGCCAAACTCAGGCGCTTTTTCTTCGAGACCTTGTGGGGCGGCATTCAGTACAGTGAAGGCGACAGGAAATACGGCGTCAGGAAAAGCCTGTTTTTCTACGAGCCCGAAAAGATGCCCGAAGGCACATACAGCGATGCCGTCAAATACGGTTCGTGGTCCTCTTGGAAAAGGGAAGAGGCGGAATCCACGGTGCGTTCCTACAATTATCCCCACGTCGCTGCAGCCCATTGGGTTTTTTACCGCTTGTCGCGGAACGCCGAAGGGTATGTTCCCGAAAAAACATGGGATTGGTACCTTGAGAAGGCCTGCCGGACGGCTCTGGCCATGGTCGAACAGGCTCCGGGATACGCCCGGTTCGGTCAGATGGAAGGGACCATTTTCCTCATGATTCTGCTCGATCTGCAGAGGGAAGGGCTGACCGAACTCGCGGAACAACTCGAAGCGGCCATGAAGAAGCGCGCCGATCTCTGGCGGTCTCTGGCCTATCCCTTCGGTAGCGAAATGCCCTGGGATTCCACGGGTCAGGAGGAAGTCTACACCTGGTCGAAATACTTCGGCTATGAGGACAAGGCCCAGGTGACCCTTGATGCCATTTTGGCCTATATGCCGACGGTCCCGCACTGGGGCTACAACGGAAGCGCCCGGCGCTACTGGGATTTTGTCTATGCCGGAAAACTGAGGCGGATCGAACGCCAGCTTCACCACTACGGATCGGCCCTGAACGCCGGCCCGGTGCTGGCCGCATTCCGGGAAAAACCAGGAGATCTTTATCTGCTGAGAGTCGGTCATGCCGGAGTTATGGGGGCGCTTGCCAACATCACGCGCGAGGGATTCGCTCCGGCCGCATTTCACTCCTATCCCTCCACGCTTCGCATCGACGGCATTTCGGGGGACTACGGCCCGGGATTTTTCGGCTATGCCATGCACACCGGAACCTATGTCGTGGATGACCCGGATTTCGGCCGGCTGGCTTTCGGCGGCGAGATCGCTCCGGAAGTCGGGTGGATCTCGGTCATCCCGAAGAACAGTGCCCGCTCCCGGGTCTATCTGGCTCCCTTGGGGCTTTGGCTGACTCTCGATTCCGGAAGTTTTGAGAAGGTCGAGTATCGGGAATCGGATGGAAGAGTCAGGATAACCCTGGCGCCCCGGAATACGCATGTCGCCCAAGCCGGGCTGCGCATCGAACAGCCGGCCCGCCCGGCCGGCACCGGCGATTATCGGCTTACGGCCGCTTATCCCAAGGAACGGGGAGCCGCCATCATCCCTCTCGGTTCGAAAGTCACCCGGGTTGAGCTCGTTCGTTAG